The sequence AGTTTAGGAAATATTTCAGAAAAAATATTAGATTTAATTAAAGAGAGATATAATTATAAACTAAAATATTCACATACAACTAAAAGGAAAGAGTATGCTAATTGTTGTCAACATTGTGATTCTTTACAAGGAAATTATTTTTTATTTGATGAGGTAGATTCGCCATTTAATATAATGAATAGAGAAATGGCTAAGAAATTAACCTTTATAAAATTTAATTTAAAAAATGATTTTATCTTATATGGATATAGTCCGACTATAACACTTATATCTAATTATAGTGATGAAGAAAGAAATAATGATATCAAAAATTTTTCAACTTTTATTGATTCAAAAATAGAGATAGATGATATTATTTAAAATTAAATTTAAGAGAGGAAAATTATGAAGATTGCATTTTGGAGTGTAACAAGAGGAGCTGGAGAGGTAGCTAAGAGAATAGGGAAAAAAGTAGAGGGGGATATATATACTCTAAAAAAATTTAATATAGAGGAAAGTATTCAAATAGAAAACTTTAGTGAGGAACTAGAGAGAAAATTTAACTATTATGATGGGCATATATTTATTATGGCAACAGGAATAGTTATTAGAAAGATAGCACCACTTATAAAGAGTAAAGATATTGACCCAGCTGTATTAGTTATAGATGAGGGAGAAAATTTTGTAATCTCTCTTCTCTCTGGTCATATTGGTGGAGCTAATGAGCTAGCTTATAAAATTGCTCAGTCTTGCTCTTTACTCCCTATTATAACTACTAGTTCAGATGTTACAGGAAAGATAGCAATAGACACAATAGCACAAAAACTAAATTGCGAGATGGAATCTCTTACTAAAGCTAAAGAGCTTACATCTTTAATAGTGGATGATAAAAAGGTAGATATACTACTTCCTAATAATGTAAAATTAGGAGAGAATAAAAATTCCTCTGGAGTAGTAATAGTATCAAATAAAAAAAGTATAGATATAATGAGATTATATCCTAAAAATATTATTGTAGGTATAGGTTGTAGGAGAGGAACTCCTAAAGAGGAGATAGAAAAATCATTAGATGAGGTAATGAGAAAACATAATCTTGCTTATGAGAGTATAAAAAAAATCTCTACTGTGGATATAAAGGCTGATGAAGTTGGAATTATAGAGTTAGCCCAAATTTTAAATAGAGAGCTTATAATTATATCCAGAGAGGATATAAAAAAGGTGGAGGATAGATTTGTAGGCTCTGAATTTGTAAAAAAACAGATAGGAGTTAGCTGTGTATCTGAACCTTGTGCTCTGTTAGCTTCTAATGGAGATGGTAAATTTTTAGAGCAAAAATATATTCAAAGTGGAATAACAATATCAATTTATGAGGAGAAATTTGGAGATGAGTAAAGGGAAAATATATGTAGTAGGGATAGGACCTGGAAATATGGAAGATATAAGTGTAAGAGCTTATAAGACTTTAAAAAATGTAGATGTAATAGCTGGATATATCACTTATATAGATTTAGTAAAAGATGAATTTAAGGAGAAAGAGTTCTATGTATCTGGAATGAAAAAAGAGATAGACAGATGTGAAAAGGTTTTAGAGCTAGCTAAAGAGGGAAAAACAGTAGCTCTGATAAGTAGTGGAGATGCTGGTATCTATGGAATGGCTGGAATAATGATAGAGGTAGCATTAGGAAGTGGAATAGATGTAGAGGTTATACCAGGAATTACATCATCAGTAGCTGGAGCTTCATTAGTTGGAGCACCTCTTATGCATGACCAAGCTATAATAAGTTTAAGTGATTTACTTACAGATTGGGAAGTTATTACTAAAAGAATAGATAGAGCTAGTGAGGGAGATTTTGTAATCTCTCTATATAATCCAAAGAGTAAGGGAAGAACAGAACAGATAGTAGAGGCAAGAGAGATTATGTTAAAACATAAGGCTCCTAGCACTCCAGTTGCTCTATTAAGGCATGTAGGGAGAGAAGATGAGAACTATACTTTAACTAATTTAGATGAGATGTTAAACTATGAGATAGATATGTTTACTGTGGTTATAGTTGGAAACTCTAAAACATATGTAAAAGAGGGAAAAATGATAACTCCTAGAGGATATCATCTATGATTTGGGTAATAGGTGGTACAAAGGATTCTAGAGATTTTCTGGAAAAGATTGTAAAGAGTACTACTGATATAATTGTAACAACAGCTACTGAGTATGGTGGAAAACTTTTAGAAAATCTGCCAGTAAAAACTCTATGTAAAAAATTGACTTACTCTATGATGGTAGATTTTGTAAAAGAAAACTCTATTGATAAGATAGTTGATTTATCTCACCCATATGCTATGGAAGTTTCACAGAATGCCATTGATGTAAGTAAGGAGCTACAAATAGAGTATTTTAGATTTGAAAGAGAGGAAATCTCTTTTCTCCCACAAAAATATAAAGAGTTTGATAATATAGAAAGCCTGATAAAATATTTAGAGGGAGTAGAGGGAAATATATTAGTTACTCTTGGAAGTAATAATATTCCTCATTTTTCTAAGCTTAAGAATTTAAAAAATTTTTATTTTAGAATTTTACCTAAATGGGATATGGTAAAAAAGTGTGAAGATGTAGGGGTACTCCCTAAGAATATAATTGCTATGCAAGGACCTTTCTCTAAAAATATGAACAAGGCTATGATAGAGCAATATGATATAAAATATCTTGTAACTAAGCAAGCTGGAGATACAGGAGGAGAGAGAGAAAAGATAGAAGCTGCTGATGAGATGAATATAGAAGTAGTTTTTCTTACTCGTCCTAAGGTAGAATATCCTAGCTGTTATAGTGATATAGATAAATTATTTAAAAGAGTAATAGAGAAATAGTAGATTATAAAAAGAAAATTTTACTTTCTATTTAAAAGTAATTTTTTCTTTTTTTTATTTTTTAAAAAAAATATGGCAATTTTGTGAAAAAATCTTTGACATATTTTCAAAATTGGAATATAATAACTGTTAGGAATTTTTTAAAAATAAATATTAGGAGGAAAAAAACAATGAAAAAAAACTCTAATACACTAGCTGTAAAAATGAGTATAGCTTTAGTGTTAGGTATCATTGCTGGATTTTTATGTATCTTTTTTAGAGAGAGAGTAGGAGTAGATAGTGGAGCTTGGAAATTTTTAAACTTCTTACTATTCCAAGACATCAGTGCTAAAGGAGGAGAAAGAGCAATTGGTATCTTCTATATCATAGGGCAATTGTTTATCAACTCACTACAACTTGTAATTATACCAATGGTATATACTTCAATAACTCTTGCTATTTGCCACATTAGTGATACAAGAAAATTAGGACGTATCTCTTATAAAACATTAGGATTTTTCTTAGTGTCATCAATCTTTGCTTTAGCTTTAGCTGGATTTGTAGGAATGGCTTTAAATATGTCAGGGGCATTTAGTATTCATATTGAATCTGGAGTAAATGTAGTAGCAGGAAAAACAGGAAGTAACCCACTTCTAATGATTATGCAAATAGTTCCTAATAATATATTTGCTGCTTTTTCACAAAATGGTGGAGTATTAGCAGCTGTATTCTTAGCTGTATCAACAGGACTATGTATTAACTCATTAGGAGAAAAAACTCACTATGTAAAAGGATTTTTACAAGAGGTAAATGATATAGTTATAAAGTTTTTATCATTTGCAATAAATAAATTTGGACCAATAGCTATATTTGTTCTACTTACTAGAACATTTGCTGCTTATGGAGTAGAGCACTTAAAACCAGCTTTAATATATGTAGTATCTACTACTATA is a genomic window of Fusobacterium mortiferum ATCC 9817 containing:
- the cbiG gene encoding cobalt-precorrin 5A hydrolase, whose protein sequence is MKIAFWSVTRGAGEVAKRIGKKVEGDIYTLKKFNIEESIQIENFSEELERKFNYYDGHIFIMATGIVIRKIAPLIKSKDIDPAVLVIDEGENFVISLLSGHIGGANELAYKIAQSCSLLPIITTSSDVTGKIAIDTIAQKLNCEMESLTKAKELTSLIVDDKKVDILLPNNVKLGENKNSSGVVIVSNKKSIDIMRLYPKNIIVGIGCRRGTPKEEIEKSLDEVMRKHNLAYESIKKISTVDIKADEVGIIELAQILNRELIIISREDIKKVEDRFVGSEFVKKQIGVSCVSEPCALLASNGDGKFLEQKYIQSGITISIYEEKFGDE
- the cobJ gene encoding precorrin-3B C(17)-methyltransferase — encoded protein: MSKGKIYVVGIGPGNMEDISVRAYKTLKNVDVIAGYITYIDLVKDEFKEKEFYVSGMKKEIDRCEKVLELAKEGKTVALISSGDAGIYGMAGIMIEVALGSGIDVEVIPGITSSVAGASLVGAPLMHDQAIISLSDLLTDWEVITKRIDRASEGDFVISLYNPKSKGRTEQIVEAREIMLKHKAPSTPVALLRHVGREDENYTLTNLDEMLNYEIDMFTVVIVGNSKTYVKEGKMITPRGYHL
- a CDS encoding cobalt-precorrin-6A reductase yields the protein MIWVIGGTKDSRDFLEKIVKSTTDIIVTTATEYGGKLLENLPVKTLCKKLTYSMMVDFVKENSIDKIVDLSHPYAMEVSQNAIDVSKELQIEYFRFEREEISFLPQKYKEFDNIESLIKYLEGVEGNILVTLGSNNIPHFSKLKNLKNFYFRILPKWDMVKKCEDVGVLPKNIIAMQGPFSKNMNKAMIEQYDIKYLVTKQAGDTGGEREKIEAADEMNIEVVFLTRPKVEYPSCYSDIDKLFKRVIEK
- a CDS encoding dicarboxylate/amino acid:cation symporter translates to MKKNSNTLAVKMSIALVLGIIAGFLCIFFRERVGVDSGAWKFLNFLLFQDISAKGGERAIGIFYIIGQLFINSLQLVIIPMVYTSITLAICHISDTRKLGRISYKTLGFFLVSSIFALALAGFVGMALNMSGAFSIHIESGVNVVAGKTGSNPLLMIMQIVPNNIFAAFSQNGGVLAAVFLAVSTGLCINSLGEKTHYVKGFLQEVNDIVIKFLSFAINKFGPIAIFVLLTRTFAAYGVEHLKPALIYVVSTTITLLLFLVFGYAILIVASTRLNPMPFVRKASKVALFGFSTSSSAATLPLNKKTTVEELGVNEDIASFVLPLGMTTNMNGTAIMQVIAAVFVASTAGYELGLANIFIIGVLALIASVGTPAAPGAGAIVLFTILSGLGYVNDTAILTYSLILAINRPIEMLVTSLNVIGDSAASIYVAKSEHMLNEEIYHK